The Agelaius phoeniceus isolate bAgePho1 chromosome 4, bAgePho1.hap1, whole genome shotgun sequence genome includes a region encoding these proteins:
- the LOC129120992 gene encoding uncharacterized protein LOC129120992 translates to MANKFYPYLDERVFDMLQAQSLFIKLFVETTDPKNLRVIQTPTNINLSVGDYTEITCIWEKAVERCRACWYFVNQVNITKSISSKLLYLSNITHENKDVLVIKSANVNDTGFYYCEIVIEIPFLKKLRGNGTTVIVEEKAAHSLRRRYLESWAILPFLVAVGSLYLCYKKKKYSTLSGAAQLPVLTGGQEQEQRLEVEELHGRDESTREAAEENSSSNSAEWAVSLLYESLEILCNESGGKDDKSTATIVSNGEDEQIPQTRAAEKSGMRQGSAIYFDIQN, encoded by the exons ATGGCAAATAAGTTTTACCCTTACCTTGATGAG AGAGTGTTTGATATGCTTCAGGCTCAATCTCTTTTTATAAAGCTTTTTGTTGAAA CTACAGATCCCAAAAATTTAAGAGTCATCCAAACACCAACAAATATAAATCTATCAGTTGGAGACTACACTGAAATCACCTGTATTtgggaaaaagctgttgagagGTGTAGAGCATGCTGGTATTTTGTTAATCAAGTGAACATCACTAAAAGTATATCATCAAAACTTCTCTATTTGTCCAACATCACCCATGAAAACAAGGATGTGCTCGTCATCAAATCTGCCAATGTAAATGACACTGGATTTTACTACTGTGAGATCGTTATTGAAATACCTTTCCTTAAAAAACTACGTGGCAATGGGACAACAGTGATTGTTGAAGAGAAAG CAGCTCACTCACTGAGAAGGAGATATTTGGAATCATGGGCCATCCTTCCTTTTTTAGTGGCAGTGGGAAGCTTGTATCTTtgctacaaaaagaaaaagtactCCACCCTATCTG gtgctgcacagcttccTGTGCTGACAGGAGGgcaagagcaggagcagagactCGAGGTGGAAGAGCTTCATGGGAGAGATGAATCCaccagggaagcagctgaggaAAACTCATCATCTAATTCTGCTGAATGG gCTGTGTCTCTGCTTTATGAATCACTTGAAATTTTATGCAATGAATCAGGAGGAAAAGATGACAAATCCACTGCAACTATTGTGTCTAATGGAGAAGATGAGCAAATCCCACAAACTAGGGCAGCTGAAAAGTCTGGAATGAGACAAGGATCTGCCATCTACTTTGACATTCAGAACTAA